The Tenebrio molitor chromosome 3, icTenMoli1.1, whole genome shotgun sequence genome contains a region encoding:
- the RhoGAP100F gene encoding rho GTPase-activating protein 100F isoform X5 yields MQWRKLARSKITSGRSRTRNMLCCGRRKDNGREALDLTASPLRAPPAPNNRTNHPPMVIQGDFRKVSGISSDIFKQIEAVENDHDASTAAALEHVERLGEMIVRILDSRHLGRSAGDAAKRFLAMQDAKHTVQFVEIVKRPGQTLGLYIREGNGIDRNDGVFISRIALESAVYNSGCLKVGDEILAVNLVDVTRMSLDDVVIIMSIPRRLVLATRQRKGSKGGQSSPNVQPRSEHKPPPVVVIKRDLREDETDEGDLGQHRESMRQRHTGDGREMSESRSRLGLGLPSMDSRHTAQDSNGLDLYYNSRPPDSNTWGYQPPPPVITEQPKSSMQHFQPYERNYPNTLESLAEKVHSFALPGRRMSAGAQPLPSRLSSQQSPSSHYYVQHTGTGSRRIMPRSGSDQHLPHTEYSDYTSITQAGRHSLLRSSLKSGSTLSRYNQRYVDQAAVAAQLAQAKYGSSATQYATSGTLSRRNRSSLDYSSDTEATAGPRSSYYYYRNQSSVPHSTIPTLGRQNSLTSTDITTKFNSLPRDTRGSTRLAMNKRFGDRNVALLQDESDGALSAPEMPSIRRDRALSSSRSPSMRRMRQLLDLDSVRSGAAPSPVPTPSGTLPRGHRQLDINPAEFLKYKIEKPGLPGSGTSIPGLSSLSGTSGGLSSLSDEPVSGMLWVHLLAGRGLRASSGTSTATTPVTPSGTSPSISGSTGLRDLYCVLECDRVHKARTVVRTGDLVFDWDESFELDLVNNRELDLLIYSWDPQYRHKLCYKGSVYLPTLLKSGPIHQLALKIEPRGTLYLRLRHTDSQTLYRRKASSTLSLSRTAPLFGVDLESVVNRESKTGGVPGGVATGLVSSTQQIPIIVKRCVEEVERRGLDIIGLYRLCGSATKKRILREAFERNSRSVDLSPDNVPDINVITGVLKDYLRELPEPLFTKCLYQMMVDALGVCLPDDPEGNAKLMFSILDCLPRINRATLIFLMDHLALVVSASDRNKMSAQNLATALAPPLMLQSSDTLTPTATAKSYDLDYHQPINVLKYLLQIWPTPKHHSGRRGRPPGPRGDNRSACPPGLQAQAREQSRLSAAPFPPPPRSAVSGPRGPQQQGPSLQILGQSSASKGPYRPLSPRVGPQAAATGLKPRQVIVSSPGSPSSSSDSQSGSDSVKHCLPSRVSSPAIRASPSTQTMMMRSSPSVTISSPGIRNSPSSTSVNSPGPRNSPSVSSLSRASPSILGGNVSRSSSPAMQATSAGLNVTLGSTTPSFSTLSSLQSTISNISTTASTMFGLNYAPTTYASTNPFLTGAYLNYTPGEMSYGDKFNTIGSIKETKSFFENYSSDSKYSSTKPTYEVTESMYPTADTKYNTIGSKYPEKTSYLSTTYTSELKYSPGRETKSGSSYDTSPNVTQSSSSALLSIEDTPTPTSSIETEDSNTREVGEKDVEGDGEQSD; encoded by the exons GATAATGGGCGAGAGGCTTTGGATCTCACGGCCTCTCCGCTGCGGGCTCCTCCGGCCCCTAACAACAGGACCAACCATCCGCCCATGGTCATTCAGGGAGACTTCAGGAAG GTGTCCGGAATCAGCAGCGACATCTTCAAGCAGATAGAAGCCGTAGAGAACGATCACGATGCTTCAACAGCGGCCGCCTTGGAG CACGTGGAAAGACTCGGAGAGATGATAGTTAGGATTTTGGACTCGAGACATTTGGGTAGGTCAGCGGGAGACGCAGCGAAACGGTTCTTGGCCATGCAAGATGCCAAGCACACGGTGCAGTTTGTGGAAATTGTTAAAAGGCCAGGACAAACACTGGGTTTATACATAAGGGAAGGCAATGGGATAGACAGAAACGACGGCGTATTTATATCGAGAATAGCTTTGGAATCTGCCGTCTACAACAGCGGATGCCTTAAG GTCGGCGACGAGATTTTGGCGGTGAACTTGGTAGACGTGACGCGGATGAGCCTAGACGATGTTGTAATTATAATGTCAATACCTCGAAGACTAGTCCTCGCGACAAGGCAGCGAAAAGGTAGCAAAGGAGGACAGAGTTCGCCAAACGTACAGCCCCGATCCGAACACAAACCCCCTCCCGTCGTTGTGATAAAACGAGACTTACGCGAAGACGAAACCGACGAAGGAGATCTTGGACAACACAG GGAATCGATGCGTCAGAGGCACACGGGGGACGGCAGAGAGATGAGCGAGTCCCGGTCGCGTCTCGGCCTCGGCCTGCCGTCCATGGACTCAAGGCACACGGCTCAAGACAGCAACGGTCTGGACCTCTACTACAACTCCAGACCGCCCGATTCCAACACTTGGGGCTACCAACCGCCGCCTCCGGTCATAACGGAGCAGCCCAAATCCAGCATGCAGCACTTCCAGCCGTACGAGCGGAACTACCCCAACACTCTGGAGAGTCTGGCCGAGAAGGTCCACTCGTTCGCTCTGCCCGGAAGGAGGATGTCTGCCGGGGCGCAGCCTTTACCGTCAAG ATTATCATCACAACAAAGCCCTTCATCTCATTATTACGTTCAGCACACCGGAACGGGCAGCCGTCGAATCATGCCCCGTTCCGGATCCGATCAGCACCTCCCCCACACGGAATACTCAGACTATACCAGTATCACCCAAGCTGGTAGACACAGCCTATTAAGATCTAGCCTGAAATCTGGATCAACCCTTAGCAGGTACAACCAGAGATACGTGGACCAAGCGGCTGTGGCTGCTCAGTTAGCCCAAGCAAAATACGGCTCTTCGGCGACACAATACGCAACAAGCGGCACACTTTCCAGACGAAACCGGAGCAGTCTGGATTACTCGAGCGACACCGAAGCCACCGCCGGGCCCAGGAGTAGCTATTATTATTACAG GAATCAGAGTTCCGTTCCCCACAGTACAATACCCACATTAGGAAGGCAAAATTCTCTCACATCCACCGATATTACAACCAAATTCAACTCGCTCCCACGTGATACAAGAGGGTCGACTAG ATTGGCCATGAATAAAAGATTCGGAGATAGGAACGTCGCTCTTTTGCAAGATGAATCGGATGGAGCTCTCTCGGCGCCAGAAATGCCTTCCATAAGGAGGGATAGGG CGTTGAGCTCGTCTCGCTCACCTTCCATGCGTCGAATGCGACAACTCCTCGATCTGGATTCGGTCAGATCGGGAGCTGCTCCTAGTCCAGTTCCTACGCCGAGCGGTACTCTACCCAGAGGACACAGGCAGCTAGACATCAATCCCGCTGAATTCTTGAAATACAAAATAGAAAAGCCGGGACTCCCCGGTTCCGGAACGTCTATACCCGGCCTATCTTCTCTGTCAGGAACCAGCGGAGGCCTTTCTTCGTTGTCCGACGAACCCGTCAGCGGCATGTTGTGGGTCCACTTGCTGGCAGGAAGAGGCCTGAGAGCGTCCAGCGGAACCTCGACTGCAACCACCCCCGTCACCCCCAGCGGCACCTCTCCCAGCATAAGCG GTTCGACAGGTTTGCGTGATTTGTACTGCGTATTGGAATGCGACAGAGTCCATAAAGCGAGAACAGTG GTAAGGACGGGCGATTTAGTGTTCGACTGGGATGAAAGCTTCGAATTGGATTTGGTCAACAACAGAGAGCTAGACCTTCTAATCTACTCGTGGGATCCACAATACAGACATAAATTGTGCTACAAAGGATCGGTATATTTGCCGACGCTCTTAAAGTCTGGCCCGATACACCAACTCGCTCTCAAAATTGAACCGCGGGGAACTTTGTACTTGAGGCTGAGGCACACGGATTCGCAAACACTTTACAGACGGAAAGCTTCATCCACTTTATCACTGTCGAGGACGGCCCCTTTGTTTGGCGTCGATTTAGAGTCTGTC GTGAACCGCGAGAGTAAAACCGGAGGAGTTCCAGGTGGAGTTGCCACCGGTCTAGTTTCTAGTACGCAACAAATTCCTATAATCGTAAAAAGATGCGTAGAAGAAGTAGAGAGGAGAGGTTTAGATATCATAG GTCTGTATCGTCTTTGCGGATCAGCAACCAAGAAACGTATCCTTCGAGAGGCCTTTGAACGTAACAGTCGATCAGTAGATTTAAGTCCAGATAACGTCCCCGATATCAATGTAATAACGGGCGTGTTAAAGGATTATTTAAGGGAACTTCCAGAACCTCTATTCACCAAATGCCTATACCAGATGATGGTCGACGCGCTCGGTGTTTGTCTTCCTGATGATCCCGAAGGCAATGCCAAGCTCATGTTCTCCATTTTAGATTGTTTGCCGCGGATCAATAGG GCTACTTTGATCTTTCTCATGGACCATTTGGCTTTAGTCGTATCTGCCTCGGATAGGAACAAGATGTCTGCTCAAAACCTAGCCACAGCCCTCGCTCCCCCACTCATGTTACAATCAAGCGACACCCTCACCCCCACCGCAACCGCGAAGAGCTACGACTTGGACTACCACCAGCCGATCAATGTTCTGAAGTATCTCCTGCAGATATGGCCTACTCCCAAACATCACTCAG GTCGGCGCGGCAGGCCACCCGGGCCGCGTGGAGACAATCGCAGTGCGTGTCCTCCGGGACTGCAGGCTCAGGCTCGAGAGCAGTCTCGGCTCTCAGCGGCTCCGTTTCCTCCTCCTCCTCGCTCAGCAGTCTCGGGCCCGCGAGGCCCACAGCAACAGGGCCCATCACTCCAGATACTA GGCCAATCATCAGCAAGCAAAGGTCCTTACCGTCCGCTCTCTCCACGAGTCGGCCCACAAGCAGCAGCAACCGGCCTCAAGCCACGTCAGGTGATAGTCTCTTCTCCAGGTTCGCCAAGCAGCAGTAGCGATTCGCAATCGGGTTCAGACTCCGTTAAACACTGCCTGCCCAGCCGTGTCAGTTCGCCGGCCATCCGCGCCTCTCCATCCACCCAGACCATGATGATGCGAAGCTCTCCTTCGGTGACCATCAGCTCTCCTGGCATAAGAAATTCCCCGTCGTCGACGTCCGTCAACTCGCCGGGCCCCAGGAACTCCCCCTCTGTATCTAGTTTGAGTCGGGCGTCGCCGTCTATCCTGGGGGGCAACGTGTCAAGATCCAGCTCTCCCGCGATGCAAGCGACCTCAGCTGGCCTCAACGTGACACTAGGCTCCACCACTCCCAGTTTTTCGACGCTGTCGAGCCTTCAAAGTACCATTTCGAATATCAGTACCACAGCGAGTACCATGTTTGGATTGAATTACGCACCCACGACTTACGCCAGTACAAATCCCTTTTTGACGGGAGCTTACTTGAACTACACGCCAGGAGAGATGAGCTACGGTGACAAGTTTAACACGATCGGCTCGATCAAAGAGACCAAGTCGTTCTTCGAAAATTACTCTTCTGATTCGAAATACTCAAGCACGAAACCGACTTACGAAGTCACGGAATCGATGTACCCCACAGCTGATACCAAATACAACACCATCGGCAGCAAATATCCAGAGAAAACGAGCTATCTGAGCACCACTTACACTTCCGAGTTGAAGTACAGTCCCGGGAGGGAGACCAAGTCGGGCAGCAGCTACGATACCAGCCCCAACGTCACTCAGAGCAGCAGTTCGGCTTTGTTGAGTATTGAGGATACTCCGACACCCACCAGCAGCATAGAGACCGAAGACAGCAACACCAGAGAGGTTGGTGAAAAGGATGTGGAAGGTGACGGTGAACAAAGCGACTGA
- the RhoGAP100F gene encoding rho GTPase-activating protein 100F isoform X4, whose protein sequence is MQWRKLARSKITSGRSRTRNMLCCGRRKDNGREALDLTASPLRAPPAPNNRTNHPPMVIQGDFRKVSGISSDIFKQIEAVENDHDASTAAALEHVERLGEMIVRILDSRHLGRSAGDAAKRFLAMQDAKHTVQFVEIVKRPGQTLGLYIREGNGIDRNDGVFISRIALESAVYNSGCLKVGDEILAVNLVDVTRMSLDDVVIIMSIPRRLVLATRQRKGSKGGQSSPNVQPRSEHKPPPVVVIKRDLREDETDEGDLGQHRESMRQRHTGDGREMSESRSRLGLGLPSMDSRHTAQDSNGLDLYYNSRPPDSNTWGYQPPPPVITEQPKSSMQHFQPYERNYPNTLESLAEKVHSFALPGRRMSAGAQPLPSSRYNQRYVDQAAVAAQLAQAKYGSSATQYATSGTLSRRNRSSLDYSSDTEATAGPRSSYYYYRNQSSVPHSTIPTLGRQNSLTSTDITTKFNSLPRDTRGSTRLAMNKRFGDRNVALLQDESDGALSAPEMPSIRRDRGRIPSSPSVFTSDEYRQWLSRTPSTSAIYEQIRASRDVLNQQRAARFTYSAENIHDALKNIEGGYYSSYGRPGTTSTLDRHFTRSQHPSAPARSLSTQHITSSSPLSSSRSPSMRRMRQLLDLDSVRSGAAPSPVPTPSGTLPRGHRQLDINPAEFLKYKIEKPGLPGSGTSIPGLSSLSGTSGGLSSLSDEPVSGMLWVHLLAGRGLRASSGTSTATTPVTPSGTSPSISGSTGLRDLYCVLECDRVHKARTVVRTGDLVFDWDESFELDLVNNRELDLLIYSWDPQYRHKLCYKGSVYLPTLLKSGPIHQLALKIEPRGTLYLRLRHTDSQTLYRRKASSTLSLSRTAPLFGVDLESVVNRESKTGGVPGGVATGLVSSTQQIPIIVKRCVEEVERRGLDIIGLYRLCGSATKKRILREAFERNSRSVDLSPDNVPDINVITGVLKDYLRELPEPLFTKCLYQMMVDALGVCLPDDPEGNAKLMFSILDCLPRINRATLIFLMDHLALVVSASDRNKMSAQNLATALAPPLMLQSSDTLTPTATAKSYDLDYHQPINVLKYLLQIWPTPKHHSGRRGRPPGPRGDNRSACPPGLQAQAREQSRLSAAPFPPPPRSAVSGPRGPQQQGPSLQILGQSSASKGPYRPLSPRVGPQAAATGLKPRQVIVSSPGSPSSSSDSQSGSDSVKHCLPSRVSSPAIRASPSTQTMMMRSSPSVTISSPGIRNSPSSTSVNSPGPRNSPSVSSLSRASPSILGGNVSRSSSPAMQATSAGLNVTLGSTTPSFSTLSSLQSTISNISTTASTMFGLNYAPTTYASTNPFLTGAYLNYTPGEMSYGDKFNTIGSIKETKSFFENYSSDSKYSSTKPTYEVTESMYPTADTKYNTIGSKYPEKTSYLSTTYTSELKYSPGRETKSGSSYDTSPNVTQSSSSALLSIEDTPTPTSSIETEDSNTREVGEKDVEGDGEQSD, encoded by the exons GATAATGGGCGAGAGGCTTTGGATCTCACGGCCTCTCCGCTGCGGGCTCCTCCGGCCCCTAACAACAGGACCAACCATCCGCCCATGGTCATTCAGGGAGACTTCAGGAAG GTGTCCGGAATCAGCAGCGACATCTTCAAGCAGATAGAAGCCGTAGAGAACGATCACGATGCTTCAACAGCGGCCGCCTTGGAG CACGTGGAAAGACTCGGAGAGATGATAGTTAGGATTTTGGACTCGAGACATTTGGGTAGGTCAGCGGGAGACGCAGCGAAACGGTTCTTGGCCATGCAAGATGCCAAGCACACGGTGCAGTTTGTGGAAATTGTTAAAAGGCCAGGACAAACACTGGGTTTATACATAAGGGAAGGCAATGGGATAGACAGAAACGACGGCGTATTTATATCGAGAATAGCTTTGGAATCTGCCGTCTACAACAGCGGATGCCTTAAG GTCGGCGACGAGATTTTGGCGGTGAACTTGGTAGACGTGACGCGGATGAGCCTAGACGATGTTGTAATTATAATGTCAATACCTCGAAGACTAGTCCTCGCGACAAGGCAGCGAAAAGGTAGCAAAGGAGGACAGAGTTCGCCAAACGTACAGCCCCGATCCGAACACAAACCCCCTCCCGTCGTTGTGATAAAACGAGACTTACGCGAAGACGAAACCGACGAAGGAGATCTTGGACAACACAG GGAATCGATGCGTCAGAGGCACACGGGGGACGGCAGAGAGATGAGCGAGTCCCGGTCGCGTCTCGGCCTCGGCCTGCCGTCCATGGACTCAAGGCACACGGCTCAAGACAGCAACGGTCTGGACCTCTACTACAACTCCAGACCGCCCGATTCCAACACTTGGGGCTACCAACCGCCGCCTCCGGTCATAACGGAGCAGCCCAAATCCAGCATGCAGCACTTCCAGCCGTACGAGCGGAACTACCCCAACACTCTGGAGAGTCTGGCCGAGAAGGTCCACTCGTTCGCTCTGCCCGGAAGGAGGATGTCTGCCGGGGCGCAGCCTTTACCGTCAAG CAGGTACAACCAGAGATACGTGGACCAAGCGGCTGTGGCTGCTCAGTTAGCCCAAGCAAAATACGGCTCTTCGGCGACACAATACGCAACAAGCGGCACACTTTCCAGACGAAACCGGAGCAGTCTGGATTACTCGAGCGACACCGAAGCCACCGCCGGGCCCAGGAGTAGCTATTATTATTACAG GAATCAGAGTTCCGTTCCCCACAGTACAATACCCACATTAGGAAGGCAAAATTCTCTCACATCCACCGATATTACAACCAAATTCAACTCGCTCCCACGTGATACAAGAGGGTCGACTAG ATTGGCCATGAATAAAAGATTCGGAGATAGGAACGTCGCTCTTTTGCAAGATGAATCGGATGGAGCTCTCTCGGCGCCAGAAATGCCTTCCATAAGGAGGGATAGGG GGCGGATACCCTCGTCACCTAGTGTATTCACTTCAGATGAGTACAGACAGTGGTTGAGCCGAACACCATCCACGTCGGCTATTTACGAACAGATCAGAGCGTCCCGAGACGTCCTGAACCAACAAAGAGCGGCCAGGTTCACTTACAGCGCCGAAAACATCCACGATGCActgaaaaac ATTGAAGGGGGTTACTACAGTTCATATGGACGTCCAGGTACCACATCAACATTAGACAGACATTTTACACGATCACAACATCCCTCAGCTCCTGCTAGGTCATTATCAACGCAACACATTACCTCATCATCAC CGTTGAGCTCGTCTCGCTCACCTTCCATGCGTCGAATGCGACAACTCCTCGATCTGGATTCGGTCAGATCGGGAGCTGCTCCTAGTCCAGTTCCTACGCCGAGCGGTACTCTACCCAGAGGACACAGGCAGCTAGACATCAATCCCGCTGAATTCTTGAAATACAAAATAGAAAAGCCGGGACTCCCCGGTTCCGGAACGTCTATACCCGGCCTATCTTCTCTGTCAGGAACCAGCGGAGGCCTTTCTTCGTTGTCCGACGAACCCGTCAGCGGCATGTTGTGGGTCCACTTGCTGGCAGGAAGAGGCCTGAGAGCGTCCAGCGGAACCTCGACTGCAACCACCCCCGTCACCCCCAGCGGCACCTCTCCCAGCATAAGCG GTTCGACAGGTTTGCGTGATTTGTACTGCGTATTGGAATGCGACAGAGTCCATAAAGCGAGAACAGTG GTAAGGACGGGCGATTTAGTGTTCGACTGGGATGAAAGCTTCGAATTGGATTTGGTCAACAACAGAGAGCTAGACCTTCTAATCTACTCGTGGGATCCACAATACAGACATAAATTGTGCTACAAAGGATCGGTATATTTGCCGACGCTCTTAAAGTCTGGCCCGATACACCAACTCGCTCTCAAAATTGAACCGCGGGGAACTTTGTACTTGAGGCTGAGGCACACGGATTCGCAAACACTTTACAGACGGAAAGCTTCATCCACTTTATCACTGTCGAGGACGGCCCCTTTGTTTGGCGTCGATTTAGAGTCTGTC GTGAACCGCGAGAGTAAAACCGGAGGAGTTCCAGGTGGAGTTGCCACCGGTCTAGTTTCTAGTACGCAACAAATTCCTATAATCGTAAAAAGATGCGTAGAAGAAGTAGAGAGGAGAGGTTTAGATATCATAG GTCTGTATCGTCTTTGCGGATCAGCAACCAAGAAACGTATCCTTCGAGAGGCCTTTGAACGTAACAGTCGATCAGTAGATTTAAGTCCAGATAACGTCCCCGATATCAATGTAATAACGGGCGTGTTAAAGGATTATTTAAGGGAACTTCCAGAACCTCTATTCACCAAATGCCTATACCAGATGATGGTCGACGCGCTCGGTGTTTGTCTTCCTGATGATCCCGAAGGCAATGCCAAGCTCATGTTCTCCATTTTAGATTGTTTGCCGCGGATCAATAGG GCTACTTTGATCTTTCTCATGGACCATTTGGCTTTAGTCGTATCTGCCTCGGATAGGAACAAGATGTCTGCTCAAAACCTAGCCACAGCCCTCGCTCCCCCACTCATGTTACAATCAAGCGACACCCTCACCCCCACCGCAACCGCGAAGAGCTACGACTTGGACTACCACCAGCCGATCAATGTTCTGAAGTATCTCCTGCAGATATGGCCTACTCCCAAACATCACTCAG GTCGGCGCGGCAGGCCACCCGGGCCGCGTGGAGACAATCGCAGTGCGTGTCCTCCGGGACTGCAGGCTCAGGCTCGAGAGCAGTCTCGGCTCTCAGCGGCTCCGTTTCCTCCTCCTCCTCGCTCAGCAGTCTCGGGCCCGCGAGGCCCACAGCAACAGGGCCCATCACTCCAGATACTA GGCCAATCATCAGCAAGCAAAGGTCCTTACCGTCCGCTCTCTCCACGAGTCGGCCCACAAGCAGCAGCAACCGGCCTCAAGCCACGTCAGGTGATAGTCTCTTCTCCAGGTTCGCCAAGCAGCAGTAGCGATTCGCAATCGGGTTCAGACTCCGTTAAACACTGCCTGCCCAGCCGTGTCAGTTCGCCGGCCATCCGCGCCTCTCCATCCACCCAGACCATGATGATGCGAAGCTCTCCTTCGGTGACCATCAGCTCTCCTGGCATAAGAAATTCCCCGTCGTCGACGTCCGTCAACTCGCCGGGCCCCAGGAACTCCCCCTCTGTATCTAGTTTGAGTCGGGCGTCGCCGTCTATCCTGGGGGGCAACGTGTCAAGATCCAGCTCTCCCGCGATGCAAGCGACCTCAGCTGGCCTCAACGTGACACTAGGCTCCACCACTCCCAGTTTTTCGACGCTGTCGAGCCTTCAAAGTACCATTTCGAATATCAGTACCACAGCGAGTACCATGTTTGGATTGAATTACGCACCCACGACTTACGCCAGTACAAATCCCTTTTTGACGGGAGCTTACTTGAACTACACGCCAGGAGAGATGAGCTACGGTGACAAGTTTAACACGATCGGCTCGATCAAAGAGACCAAGTCGTTCTTCGAAAATTACTCTTCTGATTCGAAATACTCAAGCACGAAACCGACTTACGAAGTCACGGAATCGATGTACCCCACAGCTGATACCAAATACAACACCATCGGCAGCAAATATCCAGAGAAAACGAGCTATCTGAGCACCACTTACACTTCCGAGTTGAAGTACAGTCCCGGGAGGGAGACCAAGTCGGGCAGCAGCTACGATACCAGCCCCAACGTCACTCAGAGCAGCAGTTCGGCTTTGTTGAGTATTGAGGATACTCCGACACCCACCAGCAGCATAGAGACCGAAGACAGCAACACCAGAGAGGTTGGTGAAAAGGATGTGGAAGGTGACGGTGAACAAAGCGACTGA